Within Chromatiales bacterium, the genomic segment GATGTCCACTGAGCAATTTTACAGAATACAACGGCTGCCGCCTTATGTTTTCAATATCGTTAATGAATTAAAGCAAGCAGCGCGTGGGCGCGGCGAGGATGTCATAGATCTGGGCATGGGCAACCCCGACCAGCCAGCGCCTCAGCATGTCATCAACAAACTGATTGAAACCTGTCAGCGTAAAGATACGCATCGTTATTCTATGTCTAAAGGTATTCCTAGGCTGCGCGCGGCGATTTGTAACTGGTATAAGCGTAAATACAATGTTGAGCTGGATGCCGAAAGTGAAGCAATCGTTACGATAGGTTCTAAAGAAGGTTTAGCACATCTTGCGCTGGCGATGCTAGGTCCCGGCGACTGTGTGTTGGTACCTACGCCGGCCTATCCTATACACCCCTACGGTTGCGTCATTGCTGGTGCCGATGTGCAATATCTTACACTCAATAGCGACGATGATTTTTTCGATAGCTTACAACGAGCAATACAAAATAGCTGGCCACGCCCTAAGCTGTTGATACTTAATTTTCCATGTAATCCGACTACACAGTGCGTGACGATAGATTTTTTTGAAAAAGTGGTTGCTATTGCGCGAGAGCATAATATTTGGGTCGTCAACGATATTGCTTATGCCGAGATTGTCTTTGATGGTTATCAAGCACCGTCTTTGTTGCAAGTGCCAGAGGCTAAGGAGATAGGCGTCGAATTTTACTCTTTATCAAAGACTTATAATATGCCGGGATGGCGGGTTGGCTTTATGTGTGGCAACAGCACTTTGGTGCAGGCGTTGGCAAGGATGAAATCTTATTTAGATTACGGTTTATTTACACCTATACAGGTTGCAGCTATTAGTGCTTTGGAAAACTCTCAGGCGTGTGTCGCTGAGACTATTGCGTTATATGAAAGTCGGCGTGATGTATTATGCGACGGTTTGGATAAAATAGGATGGCATTTTGAAAAACCTAAAGCAACCATGTTTGCCTGGGCACCGCT encodes:
- the alaC gene encoding alanine transaminase, encoding MSTEQFYRIQRLPPYVFNIVNELKQAARGRGEDVIDLGMGNPDQPAPQHVINKLIETCQRKDTHRYSMSKGIPRLRAAICNWYKRKYNVELDAESEAIVTIGSKEGLAHLALAMLGPGDCVLVPTPAYPIHPYGCVIAGADVQYLTLNSDDDFFDSLQRAIQNSWPRPKLLILNFPCNPTTQCVTIDFFEKVVAIAREHNIWVVNDIAYAEIVFDGYQAPSLLQVPEAKEIGVEFYSLSKTYNMPGWRVGFMCGNSTLVQALARMKSYLDYGLFTPIQVAAISALENSQACVAETIALYESRRDVLCDGLDKIGWHFEKPKATMFAWAPLPQDYADKGSLEFSKFLLKEANIAVSPGIGFGKNGDTHVRFSLIENKQRIRQAVRNIKRALG